A stretch of the Massilia sp. W12 genome encodes the following:
- a CDS encoding response regulator — MEIFVTDEELAACETRVKLAQETPGELLPPLIDLIWLIRQRDSQRAQNLALQAAQLLDACQADDRQAQSWRARLQLVRAESLWLGAQLVRAHSEADEALQVFYETNDALGEADAHWLLAYICSEQGMIDDFNSHMQQVSVAALRAGDTMRAEMARALRASWAVLRDLPSAQEIWAQEFPQELDGLPPALAACIADYQFTAASIKGDFGRAISYGMQVHHLSLQTGQIRTAIISATNTGDSFNNLNDHESALEWMQTGLDLARRTGWPARIGGCLNQTAETLRKLGRLEAAESMQTQALSILSTMPGSRSYALALNYAGQLALDRKNWQGAHEYFCQLLTRATALSQRDFICEAWRGQARALSHLARPEDALKAAREALAIARQQNAAMRQVLALWGMAELHAAWPLPPDEPISAPSPALHYLQLALQDAAKIDGFLPPAELYEDLGRAWAAVGAWKEAYEAGLLAIQARQKMQSQYASKRALAIQIRQQTERERTESVHHKQLAQAEARRAEVLQQTNATLANLGAIGQEITAQLNLNAVLDALNRHVHSLLDATAFAIYLMEPDGERLVSAIDIEAGETLAASILQLSHPTSLTVRCVRERSEILIDADSMQETHIPGTLICLSALFAPLMVGERVLGVMTIQSPRRHAYGERERMIFRSLCAYGAIALDNAHAYQQLADTLDALRQTESKLMAQERQVRQHAEKLSQANRALQENAEKLRQAKQKAEEATRLKSEFLANMSHEIRTPMNAVIGMAHLALRTGLTPKQQDYLNKIHTAGLSLLGIINDILDFSKIEAGHLEIDASPFSLDDVLANVASVSSQKAAEKGLEYLFDVAPDVVRQLQGDPLRLGQVLINLTNNAIKFTHSGEVRLAIRQRSRSEDRVELQFVVHDTGIGMSSEQLARLFQPFSQADGSTTRKYGGTGLGLSISQHLVQLMGGMISVRSTPGRGSSFEFTLRFAVSGSQLRVLPAGLAGLRALVVDDNEAAREILCQNLQAMLGQADAVEDAESALLALARADQSGQPYDLVLTDYRLRDQDGIALAREIREDQSLQRKPEVMLVTAFGREEVQGEAEAAGVAACIFKPLNFSLLQQALASVFAPHQRGANHPAPARLAPASVLLAEDNEINQQIAVELLEGMGLSTVLANNGKEALEKLRAAGPHAFKLVLMDLEMPEMDGHAATLAIRRDPEYSALPIIAMTAHALTEVRERCLQEGMQDYLSKPVDPEQLYATLARWLSAAPLSLPQSAPAPHCAQDLPDLPGFDRQAGLQQVGGNQKLYRQLLRRFADSHQGTMAQLGMLFAAGQLSQVRSLLHSLRGVAANLGALQVAQAAGVLEHSLEDPSHLEGSGGLMRQLREAMQQALQGLANLPPEACECDPQQARVEMLRLLHEGSSDALACFERLRPQLAQIMEHTHLSQCAQMLRSYRFEDAARLLGPDRECA, encoded by the coding sequence ATGGAAATCTTCGTGACTGACGAAGAATTGGCGGCCTGTGAGACCCGCGTGAAATTGGCCCAAGAGACGCCAGGTGAATTATTACCGCCCTTGATCGACTTGATCTGGCTGATCCGGCAGCGCGACAGCCAAAGAGCGCAAAACCTGGCGCTGCAAGCGGCCCAACTGCTGGACGCCTGCCAGGCCGATGACCGCCAGGCGCAGTCCTGGCGCGCGCGTCTGCAGCTGGTGCGCGCCGAAAGCTTGTGGCTGGGCGCGCAACTGGTGCGCGCACACAGTGAGGCGGATGAGGCGCTGCAGGTTTTTTACGAAACCAACGACGCGCTGGGCGAGGCCGACGCCCATTGGCTGCTGGCGTATATCTGCTCTGAACAGGGCATGATTGATGATTTCAATTCCCATATGCAACAAGTGTCGGTGGCGGCGTTGCGCGCCGGCGACACCATGCGCGCGGAAATGGCGCGCGCCTTGCGCGCTTCCTGGGCGGTGTTGCGCGACCTGCCAAGCGCACAGGAAATCTGGGCGCAGGAATTCCCGCAGGAGCTGGACGGCCTGCCGCCGGCGCTGGCGGCCTGTATCGCCGATTATCAATTCACCGCTGCCTCGATCAAGGGCGATTTCGGGCGCGCCATCAGTTATGGCATGCAAGTCCATCATCTGTCGCTGCAAACCGGGCAGATCCGCACCGCGATTATTTCCGCCACCAACACCGGCGACAGTTTCAATAATTTAAATGACCACGAAAGCGCGCTGGAGTGGATGCAAACCGGGCTGGATCTGGCGCGCCGCACCGGCTGGCCGGCGCGCATCGGCGGTTGCTTGAATCAGACTGCGGAAACGCTGCGCAAACTGGGGCGGCTGGAAGCGGCGGAAAGCATGCAAACCCAGGCTTTGTCGATTCTTTCCACCATGCCCGGCTCGCGCAGTTATGCGCTGGCATTGAACTATGCCGGGCAACTCGCGCTGGATCGTAAAAACTGGCAGGGCGCACATGAATATTTTTGCCAATTGCTGACCCGCGCCACCGCGCTCTCGCAGCGCGATTTTATTTGTGAAGCCTGGCGCGGTCAGGCCCGCGCGCTGTCACATCTGGCGCGGCCTGAAGACGCCTTGAAGGCGGCGCGCGAAGCGCTGGCGATTGCGCGCCAGCAAAATGCGGCGATGCGTCAGGTGCTCGCATTGTGGGGCATGGCGGAATTGCATGCGGCCTGGCCTTTGCCGCCGGATGAGCCGATCAGCGCGCCCAGTCCGGCCTTGCACTATTTGCAACTGGCCTTGCAAGACGCCGCCAAAATCGACGGCTTTTTGCCGCCGGCGGAACTGTATGAGGATCTGGGGCGGGCCTGGGCTGCCGTCGGCGCGTGGAAAGAAGCATATGAAGCCGGCTTGCTGGCGATTCAAGCGCGCCAGAAAATGCAAAGCCAGTACGCCAGCAAACGCGCGCTGGCGATTCAGATACGGCAGCAGACCGAGCGCGAGCGCACCGAAAGCGTGCACCACAAGCAATTGGCGCAAGCCGAGGCGCGCCGCGCCGAAGTGCTGCAGCAAACCAACGCCACCCTGGCCAATCTGGGCGCGATCGGACAGGAAATCACGGCCCAGCTGAATTTGAATGCGGTGCTCGATGCGCTCAACCGCCATGTGCACAGCCTGCTGGACGCCACCGCATTCGCGATTTATCTGATGGAGCCGGATGGCGAACGCTTGGTCAGCGCAATTGATATTGAAGCCGGCGAAACCCTGGCCGCCTCGATTTTGCAATTAAGCCATCCCACTTCGCTCACCGTGCGCTGTGTGCGCGAGCGCAGCGAGATTTTGATTGACGCCGACAGCATGCAGGAAACCCATATTCCGGGCACCCTGATTTGCCTGTCCGCCCTGTTTGCGCCGCTGATGGTGGGCGAACGCGTGCTGGGCGTGATGACGATTCAATCACCGCGCCGGCATGCTTATGGCGAACGGGAACGCATGATTTTCCGCAGCCTGTGCGCATACGGCGCGATTGCGCTCGACAATGCGCACGCGTATCAGCAATTGGCCGATACGCTGGACGCTCTGCGCCAGACCGAAAGCAAATTGATGGCGCAAGAGCGGCAAGTGCGCCAGCACGCGGAAAAGCTGTCGCAAGCCAATCGCGCGCTGCAGGAAAATGCCGAAAAACTGCGCCAGGCCAAGCAAAAAGCGGAAGAGGCTACCCGCCTCAAATCGGAATTCCTGGCGAATATGAGCCATGAGATCCGCACCCCGATGAATGCGGTGATCGGCATGGCGCATCTGGCCCTGCGCACCGGCCTGACCCCCAAGCAACAGGATTATCTGAACAAAATCCACACCGCCGGCCTGTCCCTGCTGGGGATTATTAACGACATTCTGGATTTTTCCAAAATCGAAGCCGGCCATCTGGAAATCGACGCCAGCCCGTTTTCGCTCGACGACGTGCTGGCCAATGTGGCCAGCGTATCAAGCCAGAAAGCGGCGGAAAAAGGCTTGGAATATCTGTTTGACGTGGCCCCGGATGTGGTGCGCCAATTGCAGGGCGATCCCTTGCGGCTGGGACAGGTGCTGATCAATTTGACGAATAACGCGATCAAATTCACGCACAGCGGCGAAGTGCGCCTGGCGATCCGGCAGCGCAGCCGCAGTGAAGACCGGGTGGAATTGCAATTTGTGGTGCATGACACCGGAATCGGCATGAGCAGCGAGCAATTGGCGCGTCTGTTTCAGCCATTCTCCCAGGCCGATGGCTCGACCACGCGCAAATATGGCGGCACCGGGCTGGGTTTGTCGATTTCCCAGCATCTGGTGCAATTAATGGGCGGCATGATCAGCGTGCGCAGCACGCCGGGACGCGGCTCCAGTTTTGAATTCACCCTGCGCTTTGCCGTCAGCGGCAGTCAGCTGCGGGTCTTGCCGGCAGGCTTAGCCGGCTTGCGTGCGCTGGTGGTGGATGATAATGAAGCGGCGCGCGAAATTCTGTGCCAGAACCTGCAAGCCATGCTGGGACAGGCCGATGCGGTGGAAGACGCCGAGAGCGCCTTGCTGGCGCTGGCGCGCGCCGATCAGTCCGGCCAGCCATATGACCTGGTGTTGACCGATTACCGTTTGCGCGACCAGGACGGGATTGCGCTGGCGCGCGAGATCCGCGAAGACCAAAGTTTGCAGCGCAAGCCGGAAGTGATGCTGGTGACGGCTTTCGGGCGCGAAGAAGTGCAGGGCGAAGCGGAAGCCGCCGGCGTGGCCGCCTGCATTTTCAAGCCGCTCAATTTCTCACTCTTGCAACAGGCCTTGGCCTCGGTGTTTGCGCCGCACCAGCGCGGGGCGAATCACCCGGCCCCGGCGCGCCTGGCCCCGGCCAGCGTCTTGCTGGCGGAAGACAATGAAATCAATCAGCAAATCGCCGTCGAACTGCTCGAAGGCATGGGCTTGAGCACGGTGCTGGCGAATAATGGCAAAGAAGCGCTGGAAAAATTGCGCGCCGCCGGGCCGCACGCTTTCAAACTGGTCTTGATGGATTTGGAAATGCCGGAAATGGACGGCCACGCCGCCACCCTGGCGATCCGGCGCGACCCCGAATACAGCGCGCTGCCCATCATCGCCATGACCGCGCATGCGCTGACCGAAGTGCGCGAGCGCTGTTTGCAAGAGGGCATGCAAGACTATTTATCCAAGCCGGTGGATCCGGAACAACTCTACGCCACCCTGGCGCGCTGGCTGTCAGCCGCACCGCTCAGTCTGCCGCAGAGCGCGCCGGCGCCGCACTGCGCGCAAGATTTGCCGGACTTGCCAGGGTTCGATCGCCAGGCCGGTTTGCAGCAAGTCGGCGGCAATCAAAAACTGTATCGTCAATTATTGCGCCGCTTCGCTGACAGCCATCAGGGCACGATGGCGCAACTCGGCATGCTGTTCGCCGCCGGCCAGTTAAGCCAGGTGCGCAGCCTGTTGCACAGCCTGCGCGGGGTGGCGGCGAATCTGGGCGCCTTGCAAGTGGCGCAAGCCGCCGGCGTGCTGGAGCATAGTCTGGAAGACCCCTCACATCTGGAAGGCAGCGGCGGCTTGATGCGCCAATTGCGCGAAGCCATGCAGCAGGCGCTGCAGGGGTTGGCCAATCTGCCGCCCGAAGCCTGTGAATGCGACCCGCAACAAGCGCGTGTGGAAATGTTGCGCCTGCTGCACGAAGGCAGCAGCGATGCGCTGGCCTGCTTTGAACGCCTGCGCCCGCAACTGGCGCAGATCATGGAGCACACGCATTTGAGCCAATGCGCGCAAATGTTGCGCAGCTACCGCTTTGAAGATGCGGCGCGTTTGCTTGGCCCGGACCGGGAATGCGCATGA